A DNA window from Ipomoea triloba cultivar NCNSP0323 chromosome 10, ASM357664v1 contains the following coding sequences:
- the LOC116031966 gene encoding sinapine esterase-like isoform X2, which translates to MACLSLLKKFSSTNALLAAVVVALSLSLPVVGCYTSIFGFGDSLTDTGNYMASCLKGVVQCDDEYLKCSVPPYGETFFHRPTGRCSDGRLIIDFIAEHYGLPLVPPYAGGEDIKLGGSVNFAVVGAPALDYTFRDEQGTLTRKDISMKAQLDRFKDFLPSICKTSNCEEIFGSSLIVFGPFGGDDYSSAMAKKDIKEAHLLQPRIVNAIASAVEAFMEEHLMLVVGVKVHTMWTTVKNAVIPLQMCVQILPLISIGMVHT; encoded by the exons ATGGCCTGTCTATCTCTTCTTAAAAAATTCAGTTCGACCAATGCTCTTTTAGCGGCGGTAGTGGTGGCGTTGTCTTTGTCGCTGCCCGTTGTGGGCTGCTACACTTCTATATTCGGGTTTGGGGATTCCCTAACGGACACGGGAAACTACATGGCTTCATGCTTGAAGGGAGTTGTGCAATGTGACGATGAGTATCTCAAATGTAGCGTTCCACCCTACGGAGAAACATTCTTCCACCGTCCCACCGGCCGCTGTTCCGATGGCCGTCTTATCATAGATTTCATCG CTGAGCATTATGGGCTTCCACTTGTACCACCGTACGCCGGCGGCGAAGATATAAAACTCGGAGGAAGTGTGAACTTTGCCGTTGTTGGAGCTCCGGCCCTAGACTATACCTTCCGTGATGAACAAGGAACTCTTACTCGTAAAGACATCTCCATGAAGGCTCAACTCGATCGCTTCAAAGACTTTCTCCCATCTATCTGCAAAACCTCAA ATTGTGAAGAAATATTTGGTAGCTCGTTAATTGTATTCGGACCTTTTGGAGGTGATGACTACTCTTCTGCCATGGCAAAGAAAGATATTAAAGAAGCACATCTCCTCCAGCCTCGAATTGTTAATGCAATTGCATCAGCCGTTGAG gCTTTCATGGAAGAACACTTGATGCTTGTTGTGGGAGTGAAGGTCCATACAATGTGGACAACAGTAAAGAATGCGGTTATCCCTCTTCAAATGTGTGTGCAGATCCTTCCTCTTATATCGATTGGGATGGTCCACACTTAA
- the LOC116032665 gene encoding senescence-specific cysteine protease SAG39-like, with product MASSNSSLKFIVALALVFATSAYLATSRTLYDSLMVERHEQWMAQYGRVYTDELEKAKRYNIFKGNVEYIESFNKAGTEPYKLGINQFVDLTNQEFQAYRNGYKLLPSSKKLFRYENVGVVPAAVDWRTKGAVTPVKDQGQCGSCWAFSAVAAVEGITKLSTGKLMSLSEQELVDCDVKGEDQGCEGGLMDDAFQFIINNKGLTTESNYPYQGTDGSCKKSKSSNSAAKITGYEDVPANSESALEKAVAKQPVSVAIDASGADFQLYSSGVFTGECGTDLDHGVTVVGYGKTENGTKYWLVKNSWGTSWGEKGYIRMQKDIDAKEGLCGIAMKASYPTA from the exons ATGGCTTCTTCCAATAGCAGCTTGAAGTTCATCGTTGCTCTCGCACTGGTGTTTGCCACATCGGCTTATTTAGCCACATCTCGAACACTATATGATTCATTGATGGTGGAGAGGCACGAGCAGTGGATGGCTCAATATGGGCGTGTTTACACAGACGAGTTAGAGAAGGCAAAGCGATACAATATTTTCAAAGGAAATGTGGAGTACATTGAGTCCTTCAATAAGGCAGGAACCGAGCCTTATAAGCTAGGCATCAATCAATTTGTGGATTTGACAAACCAGGAATTCCAAGCATATCGGAATGGGTATAAATTATTGCCGTCTTCCAAAAAGCTGTTTAGGTATGAAAATGTTGGTGTGGTTCCAGCTGCGGTGGATTGGAGGACGAAGGGAGCTGTTACTCCAGTTAAAGATCAAGGCCAATGTG GATCTTGTTGGGCCTTTTCGGCTGTTGCTGCCGTGGAAGGAATCACCAAACTCTCAACCGGTAAGTTGATGTCATTGTCGGAGCAAGAGCTCGTAGACTGCGACGTAAAGGGCGAAGATCAAGGCTGCGAAGGAGGCCTAATGGACGATGCTTTCCAGTTCATAATAAACAACAAAGGCCTCACAACCGAATCCAACTACCCATACCAAGGAACCGACGGCTCCTGCAAGAAAAGCAAGTCATCCAACAGCGCGGCAAAGATCACCGGCTACGAAGATGTCCCCGCTAACAGCGAGTCCGCCTTGGAGAAGGCCGTGGCCAAGCAGCCCGTATCCGTGGCCATAGACGCCAGCGGAGCGGATTTCCAGTTGTATTCTAGCGGCGTCTTCACGGGAGAATGCGGGACGGACTTGGATCACGGCGTGACGGTAGTTGGTTACGGGAAAACGGAGAATGGGACTAAGTATTGGTTGGTTAAGAACTCGTGGGGGACAAGCTGGGGTGAGAAAGGTTACATTAGAATGCAGAAAGACATTGACGCTAAGGAAGGCCTTTGTGGTATTGCCATGAAAGCATCATATCCAACTGCTTAA
- the LOC116031626 gene encoding senescence-specific cysteine protease SAG39-like: MAYSNSSLKLLVALALVFATSAYLAMSRTLSDSLMVVRHEQWMAQYGRVYENKVEKTKRFNIFKENVEYIESFNKAGTKPYKLGINAFADLTNQEFRASRNGYKLPHDCSSNTPFKYENVSSVPTTVDWRTKGAVTPVKDQGQCGCCWAFSAVAAMEGITKLSTGNLISLSEQELVDCDVKGTDQGCEGGLMDDAFTFIINNKGLTTESNYPYQGTDGSCKKSKSSNSAAKISGYEDVPANSESALEKAVANQPVSVAIDAGGSDFQFYSSGVFTGECGTQLDHGVTAVGYGIAEDGTKYWLVKNSWGTSWGEKGYIRMQKDIEAKEGLCGIAMQSSYPSA; the protein is encoded by the exons ATGGCTTATTCCAATAGCAGCTTGAAGCTCCTCGTTGCTCTTGCACTAGTGTTTGCGACGTCGGCATATTTAGCCATGTCTCGAACATTGTCTGATTCATTGATGGTGGTGAGGCACGAACAGTGGATGGCTCAGTATGGACGCGTTTACGAAAATAAAGTGGAGAAAACAAAACGGTTTAACATTTTCAAAGAGAATGTTGAATACATTGAGTCTTTTAACAAGGCTGGAACCAAGCCTTATAAGCTAGGCATCAATGCATTTGCCGATTTGACTAACCAGGAATTCCGAGCATCTCGGAATGGATACAAATTGCCTCACGACTGCTCTTCCAATACGCCATTCAAGTATGAAAATGTGAGTTCAGTTCCAACTACCGTAGATTGGAGGACGAAGGGAGCCGTTACTCCCGTTAAAGATCAAGGCCAATGTG GATGTTGTTGGGCATTTTCTGCTGTTGCCGCCATGGAAGGAATTACGAAGCTCTCAACCGGCAACCTGATTTCACTGTCAGAGCAAGAGCTAGTTGATTGCGACGTAAAAGGCACAGACCAAGGCTGCGAAGGAGGCCTAATGGACGATGCATTCACCTTCATAATAAACAACAAAGGCCTCACAACAGAATCCAACTACCCATACCAAGGAACCGACGGCTCCTGCAAGAAAAGCAAGTCATCCAACAGCGCAGCAAAGATCAGCGGCTACGAAGACGTCCCCGCTAACAGCGAGTCCGCCTTGGAAAAGGCCGTGGCCAATCAGCCGGTATCCGTGGCCATAGACGCGGGGGGATCCGATTTCCAGTTCTACTCCAGCGGGGTCTTCACGGGAGAATGCGGAACACAGCTGGATCACGGCGTGACGGCTGTTGGGTATGGGATAGCGGAGGATGGGACTAAGTATTGGCTGGTGAAGAACTCATGGGGAACAAGTTGGGGTGAGAAGGGTTATATTAGGATGCAGAAAGACATTGAGGCTAAGGAAGGGCTTTGCGGTATTGCCATGCAATCATCATATCCTTCTGCTTGA
- the LOC116032766 gene encoding senescence-specific cysteine protease SAG39-like, with translation MAFKSLNLIFALALVFAMSASLATSRTLPDSSMVERHDQWMVQYGRVYKDEVEKSKRYKIFKENVEYIDAFNKAGTKSYKLGINAFADLTNKEFEASRNGYKLPHECSSNTLFRYENMSAVPSTVDWRKKGAVTPVKDQGQCGCCWAFSAVAAMEGITQLSTGKLISLSEQELVDCDVKGEDQGCEGGLMDDAFQFIINNKGLTTESNYPYQGTDGSCKKSKSSNSAAKISGYEDVPANSESALEKAVANQPVSVAIDASGMDFQFYSSGVFTGSCDTQLDHGVTAVGYGKADDGTKYWLVKNSWGTSWGENGYIRMQKDIEAKEGLCGIAMQASYPTATA, from the exons ATGGCTTTCAAAAGTTTGAACCTCATCTTTGCTCTCGCTCTAGTGTTTGCAATGTCAGCGTCATTAGCCACATCTCGAACATTACCTGATTCATCAATGGTGGAGAGGCACGATCAGTGGATGGTTCAATATGGACGTGTTTACAAAGATGAGGTGGAGAAATCAAAACGATACAAGATATTCAAAGAGAACGTAGAATACATTGATGCTTTCAATAAGGCTGGTACCAAGTCTTACAAGCTTGGCATCAATGCATTTGCTGATTTAACAAACAAGGAATTCGAAGCGTCTCGGAATGGATACAAATTGCCTCACGAGTGTTCCTCCAATACATTGTTTAGATATGAAAATATGAGTGCAGTTCCATCTACTGTTGATTGGAGAAAGAAGGGGGCCGTTACTCCTGTTAAGGATCAAGGCCAATGTG gatgTTGCTGGGCATTTTCTGCTGTGGCCGCCATGGAAGGAATCACCCAACTCTCAACCGGTAAGCTGATCTCATTGTCTGAGCAAGAGCTTGTAGATTGCGACGTAAAGGGCGAAGATCAAGGCTGCGAAGGAGGCCTAATGGACGATGCTTTCCAGTTCATAATAAACAACAAAGGCCTCACAACTGAATCCAACTACCCATACCAAGGAACCGACGGCTCCTGCAAGAAAAGCAAATCATCCAACAGCGCAGCAAAGATCAGCGGCTACGAAGACGTCCCCGCTAACAGCGAGTCCGCCTTGGAAAAGGCCGTGGCCAATCAGCCCGTATCGGTCGCCATTGACGCCAGCGGAATGGATTTCCAGTTCTACTCTAGCGGGGTGTTCACCGGATCATGCGATACGCAGTTAGATCACGGCGTGACGGCCGTGGGGTACGGAAAAGCTGATGATGGGACTAAGTATTGGTTGGTGAAGAACTCGTGGGGAACAAGCTGGGGTGAGAATGGTTACATTAGAATGCAGAAAGACATTGAAGCTAAGGAAGGGCTTTGCGGTATTGCCATGCAAGCATCTTATCCAACTGCAACTGCTTga
- the LOC116031966 gene encoding sinapine esterase-like isoform X1, with protein MACLSLLKKFSSTNALLAAVVVALSLSLPVVGCYTSIFGFGDSLTDTGNYMASCLKGVVQCDDEYLKCSVPPYGETFFHRPTGRCSDGRLIIDFIAEHYGLPLVPPYAGGEDIKLGGSVNFAVVGAPALDYTFRDEQGTLTRKDISMKAQLDRFKDFLPSICKTSNCEEIFGSSLIVFGPFGGDDYSSAMAKKDIKEAHLLQPRIVNAIASAVEELIELGAVNIMVPGMMPDGCIAVTLTLFYGSNQNAYDSTTGCLSWLNEFAQNHNKLLQNELNQIRDRHPNIFITYADYYNAALQLFQFPAKYGFHGRTLDACCGSEGPYNVDNSKECGYPSSNVCADPSSYIDWDGPHLTEAANRWIAKGLLNGLYTNPNITASCVSATVNSL; from the exons ATGGCCTGTCTATCTCTTCTTAAAAAATTCAGTTCGACCAATGCTCTTTTAGCGGCGGTAGTGGTGGCGTTGTCTTTGTCGCTGCCCGTTGTGGGCTGCTACACTTCTATATTCGGGTTTGGGGATTCCCTAACGGACACGGGAAACTACATGGCTTCATGCTTGAAGGGAGTTGTGCAATGTGACGATGAGTATCTCAAATGTAGCGTTCCACCCTACGGAGAAACATTCTTCCACCGTCCCACCGGCCGCTGTTCCGATGGCCGTCTTATCATAGATTTCATCG CTGAGCATTATGGGCTTCCACTTGTACCACCGTACGCCGGCGGCGAAGATATAAAACTCGGAGGAAGTGTGAACTTTGCCGTTGTTGGAGCTCCGGCCCTAGACTATACCTTCCGTGATGAACAAGGAACTCTTACTCGTAAAGACATCTCCATGAAGGCTCAACTCGATCGCTTCAAAGACTTTCTCCCATCTATCTGCAAAACCTCAA ATTGTGAAGAAATATTTGGTAGCTCGTTAATTGTATTCGGACCTTTTGGAGGTGATGACTACTCTTCTGCCATGGCAAAGAAAGATATTAAAGAAGCACATCTCCTCCAGCCTCGAATTGTTAATGCAATTGCATCAGCCGTTGAG GAACTAATTGAGCTAGGCGCTGTAAACATCATGGTACCTGGGATGATGCCAGACGGGTGTATAGCAGTTACATTAACACTTTTCTATGGTTCAAACCAGAATGCTTATGACTCAACAACTGGTTGTCTTAGTTGGCTCAACGAATTTGcacaaaatcataataaattgCTTCAAAATGAGTTGAACCAGATTCGTGATCGtcatccaaatatttttattacttatgcTGATTATTACAACGCCGCATTACAACTTTTTCAATTCCCTGCAAAATATG gCTTTCATGGAAGAACACTTGATGCTTGTTGTGGGAGTGAAGGTCCATACAATGTGGACAACAGTAAAGAATGCGGTTATCCCTCTTCAAATGTGTGTGCAGATCCTTCCTCTTATATCGATTGGGATGGTCCACACTTAACAGAAGCAGCCAATAGATGGATTGCCAAGGGATTGCTAAATGGGTTATATACTAACCCAAATATTACTGCCTCATGTGTTTCTGCAACAGTAAACAGTCTTTAG